The Drosophila bipectinata strain 14024-0381.07 chromosome 3L, DbipHiC1v2, whole genome shotgun sequence region ACCCAGCATGGCCAATTTGAAGGTTCCATTGGGTTTCCTTCCACTCCCACCGCTTTTCACCGCCTGGGCAAGGTGTCGGCGTACAAATGCAACTTCTTGATGCGATTTTTTGGACAGCAGCCGCCCCGCTCCACTCCGGCTTGCATTCGCGCTACCAGCCAACCATGTGGCAGTCGCTAGGCGAAAACATGACATAATTAAAACTTGTTTTGACTAATGCTAAATATTAtgcaaaaattgataaaaattaCAGTCGCGACTAGAACTGATAGGGATGGAAGCCCAACCACTTTTATCGATAGCTCCAACCAGGGATGGCGACTTTTTTTGGCCATCTCTAGccaatacaaaatataaatcaatCCATACAACTTTgttgtgtttgttgttttgccaTCATCCTCgcgaaatttgtttataaacaaaacTCAATAAGCCGTATAAGATGTCGGCGTCGGCGGAGACCctagcggcagcagcagcagcactggACAAATATGGAGAGGAGGATCTCTTTAGCATCCTGATCCGGTATGGATTGTATGTGGGTGCTGTCTTCCAATTCGTCTGCATTTCGGCTGCTGTTTTAATGGCCGGCGAGGATAGTTCCGAAAGTGGGGAGGTGGAGCGCGAGAATGAACCTGTGAGAGCTCGTCTACACAAGATTCGTAAGCTGGAAAAGAAGAAACGCCGCTAGGTCAACCACCAACCTCTCCACTCCATACACCCATAGTCGTAATTAGCTTTTAAGTATACTCTAAAAtgcatttattaaaaataaaatatttttaattagtttttctaGACAAAGGGTTACCAAGAATCTCCTAAGAAATAAccctatttttttgttttaattttaatggctgtttttgtataatttttgaaatattttaatattttttaaagacaaaaaataaagactaCTTTagtgaaataaatatttaaacaattgATTTTAGCTACTTTTCACAATCTCCGCGACTGGCAACACTGTCTTGCACATGACTCAGGGAGGGGGAAAGCTCTGTGGCCCCCGTGACACCCAAAATCCCCTTCCACCCAAAAAATACCACCCGAACCTCTCCACCACCTCGGCATGCAATCCAAATGACACACAAAGAacagattttctttttttttttagtttggcTGTTATCTTTAATTTGggaataatataaattataataatcgTATAGTTATTATGTTGCTCGCAATGTTGTTGTTTTacttccctttttttttaactatgtACGTATgcatatatgtgtgtgtgtgtgtgtctgtctgtgtctctttgtttgtgtgtgtgtgttgaatGGTGTCCGTGCTAAAGGATGCACTGACAATTATCactataaattattattattattattattatgcagtatttagttttttgttttttttttttttatgaattttgcGTGGAATTACATTTTTTAGTCAAAACTCATTGTGAATCTTCAGTTTCTTCTTATTTCGGGTCAGGGGGCGGGTGGTATAGGGCAAAAGGGCAAaaaaggggcgtggcagggCGGGGTTGGATCGTTTCAAAAACGTTACAAAATTTCAATACAACAACTAGTTAAATAGGGTAATTAGGAATCGAAAAATAGGTCTAGGGGAAAAGGCAACGAGACGgaggaacaacaacaaccgaaCTCTCGAATCATAGAAAGTGGGTGGTGGGGCTGGGAACTGGTGGCTAGGTGAAGGATATATGCATAAGATTATAGATATAGTTTGGTTTTAGATCTAGGCCGAGAATGTCTAATGTAGCTATGTTAAATTCGCAACTCTTTCGGTTTGTTTTTTTACGCTATATACTCGTACTTTGCTGTTTCTATTTTGCTTTATCGTTATATTTATCAATTATCTTCTTcagtgttgttgctgttgcttctgcttttgttgttgttgtctaaATTATTGTTTAGTTACTCACAAGTGTAGTCATCATCGTCACaaaatatagtatatataatatatatttgctttaACCCCACACACAAAACATGTTCATCATCCTGCTAACCCGCCA contains the following coding sequences:
- the LOC108119075 gene encoding protein anon-73B1, which produces MSASAETLAAAAAALDKYGEEDLFSILIRYGLYVGAVFQFVCISAAVLMAGEDSSESGEVERENEPVRARLHKIRKLEKKKRR